One Panicum virgatum strain AP13 chromosome 9K, P.virgatum_v5, whole genome shotgun sequence genomic region harbors:
- the LOC120648471 gene encoding transcription factor MYB64-like encodes MDFSCFQPNAGICNYLPFDCMQQQNGYYDFHPADHPFEAIGDYISAGSMVPPATFNDLGHQYFDEREIKKPIFNHASSISHRFGSQLPLLTPKTEVSNLIETGLGSYKAYEMSDRFVPRKKTSSNSLKKPNVVKGQWTPEEDRKLVKLVEQFGLRKWSFIAQMLPGRVGKQCRERWHNHLRPNIKKDIWSEEEDMVLIQAHKEVGNKWAEIAKRLPGRTENSIKNHWNATKRRQFARRRSRTSSKRPKSGTLLQNYIKGLGIGPSKNVAPLAQPTLPPSSPATTPGANPAKIDEMLGEHRPSDILDLQGMLGVHEYNRRETDQSCEELLAPICSDDFSVADMCEGLFDTKEDASCFQVFAVDEDVDMSYIFNHLDQAIKVDPEIDMEMMWDDDALGCAEPAGAGSAQMETVHVKEEMDLMEMVAATQKYAETEKN; translated from the exons ATGGATTTCAGTTGCTTTCAGCCCAACGCAGGGATTTGTAATTACTTGCCATTTGATTGCATGCAGCAGCAGAATGGATACTATGACTTCCATCCTGCTGATCATCCATTTGAAGCTATTGGGGACTATATATCTGCTGGCTCTATGGTACCCCCTGCAACCTTCAACGACCTTGGACACCAGTACTTTGATGAAAGAGAAATCAAGAAGCCCATCTTCAACCATGCTTCATCGATCAGTCACAGATTTGGATCTCAGCTGCCTCTGCTGACTCCCAAAACCGAGGTTTCTAATCTCATAGAAACTGGCCTCGGATCATATAAGGCTTATGAGATGAGTGACAGGTTTGTGCCAAGAAAGAAGACCTCTAGTAATTCTCTGAAGAAACCCAATGTTGTGAAAGGGCAATGGACGCCAGAAGAGGATAG GAAACTGGTAAAATTAGTGGAACAGTTTGGACTGAGGAAGTGGTCTTTCATAGCACAAATGTTGCCAGGAAGAGTAGGAAAGCAGTGCAGAGAAAGATGGCACAACCATTTGAGGCCGAACATCAAG AAAGACATTTGGAGTGAGGAGGAAGACATGGTCCTGATACAGGCACACAAGGAAGTGGGCAACAAATGGGCAGAGATAGCTAAGCGCCTGCCCGGTAGAACAGAGAACTCCATAAAAAACCACTGGAACGCAACAAAGAGGAGGCAGTTTGCGCGACGGCGTAGCCGCACTAGCTCCAAGCGCCCCAAGTCAGGCACCCTTCTTCAGAACTACATCAAAGGCCTTGGCATCGGCCCAAGCAAGAACGTTGCGCCTCTTGCTCAGCCCACACTGCCACCGTCGTCGCCTGCAACAACACCAGGGGCAAACCCAGCAAAGATCGACGAAATGCTAGGAGAGCACAGGCCGTCCGACATACTGGATCTCCAGGGGATGCTCGGCGTGCACGAGTACAATCGCAGGGAGACTGATCAGTCCTGTGAAGAACTCCTAGCCCCTATCTGCAGTGATGACTTTTCAGTAGCTGACATGTGCGAAGGCCTGTTCGATACAAAGGAGGACGCCAGCTGCTTCCAAGTCTTcgcggtggacgaggacgtcgaCATGAGCTACATCTTCAACCATCTCGATCAGGCGATCAAGGTCGATCCTGAGATTGACATGGAGATGATGTGGGACGACGACGCCCTGGGATGCGCTGAGCCTGCCGGTGCCGGATCAGCTCAGATGGAGACTGTGCATGTGAAGGAGGAGATGGACCTGATGGAGATGGTGGCGGCCACGCAGAAGTACGCCGAGACTGAAAAGAACTAG
- the LOC120649454 gene encoding auxin-responsive protein IAA14-like: protein MEMMIDAELRLGPPGGDVTVVQPARKPAAAKRSSSAVKSEASGTGGHDDDAAPASKVQVVGWPPVRAYRKNAFHAAAEAASARTTKQGGEQQGGLYVKVSMDGAPYLRKVDLRTYGGYRELRDALDALFGCFSSAAADGGCQFAIAYEDKDGDLMLAGDVPWDMFICSCKKLRIMRGSEAR, encoded by the exons atggagatgatgatcgACGCGGAGCTGCGTCTCGGCCCGCCCGGCGGCGATGTCACGGTCGTGCAGCCGGCAaggaagccggcggcggcgaaacgGTCGTCGTCGGCGGTGAAGAGCGAGGCCTCCGGGACCGGTGGCCATGACGACgacgccgcgccggcctccAA GGTGCAGGTGGTGGGGTGGCCGCCGGTGAGGGCGTACCGGAAGAACGCGTTccatgcggcggcggaggcagcgtCGGCGAGGACGACCAAGCAGGGTGGTGAGCAGCAGGGGGGGCTGTACGTGAAGGTGAGCATGGACGGAGCGCCCTACCTCCGGAAGGTGGACCTTCGGACGTACGGCGGGTACAGGGAGCTGAGGGACGCGCTGGACGCGCTCTTCGGCTGcttctcctcggcggcggccgacggcggctGCCAGTTCGCCATCGCCTACGAGGACAAGGACGGCGACCTCatgctcgccggcgacgtgccATGGGA TATGTTCATCTGTTCTTGCAAGAAGCTGAGGATCATGAGGGGCTCCGAAGCAAGATGA